A single genomic interval of Plodia interpunctella isolate USDA-ARS_2022_Savannah chromosome 16, ilPloInte3.2, whole genome shotgun sequence harbors:
- the LOC128676803 gene encoding rod outer segment membrane protein 1-like, translating to MARAAFSFSREGRQRLAGVLRALLIAQLVLSLVTAIYCYNASQRVMSLLKHIHKITVYLLYGLILCHAYCMKLHYTSGLRLITLLLQSPYWPRGTLVTKIWLLTGTMVAANGMLVYAAYRGTLRALSKELASSLSVGISQYLAEPTWKSLMDTMQVELSCCGVDKPSDWHKIPWLNMDFLNENSSLVLTVASSDGKVLPPVTPYSCCTPRVLSACYHDPLQQSEWAGVWAVSSALVPASLHTRGCVEAVRAPLTRALLALHCFAMLVCLLQIIIVALTQLLRTSARSAVLAGVCDGVGVGSLLPATPLIPTENLACSVEAPQCHASSSCAIALTRRRRRRIPAVSTSYPCLS from the exons ATGGCTCGTGCAGCGTTCTCATTCAGCCGCGAAGGTCGGCAACGCTTGGCCGGTGTGCTGCGCGCGCTGCTGATCGCTCAACTGGTGCTATCGCTGGTCACGGCTATATACTGTTACAACGCTTCGCAGCGGGTCATGTCACTTTTGAAGCATATACATAAG ATAACTGTGTATCTTCTCTACGGGTTGATCCTCTGTCATGCTTACTGCATGAAGCTACACTACACGAGTGGTCTCCGTCTGATAACTCTGCTGCTTCAAAGTCCTTACTGGCCTCGAGGCACGCTGGTCACCAAGATCTGGCTGCTCACCGGGACTATGGTGGCTGCCAATGGAATGCTGGTGTATGCGGCTTACCGGGGCACTTTGAGG GCGCTGTCGAAGGAACTGGCCTCGTCATTGAGTGTCGGTATATCGCAGTACCTTGCTGAACCTACATGGAAATCTCTTATGGATACCATGCAG GTTGAGCTGAGTTGCTGTGGCGTGGACAAACCCAGCGACTGGCACAAGATACCCTGGCTTAACATGGACTTCCTGAACGAGAACTCCTCACTTGTCCTCAC GGTGGCAAGTTCCGATGGGAAGGTTCTTCCACCTGTGACACCATACTCGTGCTGTACCCCCAGAGTGTTGTCTGCGTGCTATCACGATCCTTTACAGCAG TCGGAGTGGGCGGGCGTGTGGGCTGTGAGCTCGGCGCTGGTGCCGGCGTCGCTGCACACGCGCGGCTGCGTGGAGGCGGTGCGCGCGCCGCTCACGCGCGCTCTGCTCGCGCTCCACTGCTTCGCTATGCTTGTGTGTCTGCTGCAG ATAATAATAGTTGCGCTGACGCAGCTGCTGCGTACGAGTGCGCGGTCGGCCGTGCTGGCCGGCGTCTGCGACGGCGTCGGCGTCGGGTCGCTGCTGCCCGCCACGCCGCTCATACCCACCGAG AACCTAGCATGTTCAGTAGAAGCCCCGCAATGCCACGCAAGCAGTTCTTGCGCTATCGCATTAACTAGAAGACGCAGACGGCGAATACCAGCAGTTTCCACCAGCTATCCTTGTTTATC ATGA
- the mh gene encoding DNA-dependent metalloprotease dvc-1, producing MNLGDPELELIDPTPNVHTLFLHFDKLFFWTKLANRAVVRWSKRMYSCAGICSYEGRGGLCDIALSEPLLKLRPRKNLVETLLHEMIHAYLFITCQDRERDGHGPNFKAHMHRINRSAGLNITIYHDFHDEVELYLTHWWRCNGPCQKKKPYFGVVRRSVNKAPGTADHWWNYHQKYCGGTFVKIKEPEKTNKKRTIVKPKENITKYINNNNNTKDKNIKTINDIHNVRKPLTPILKNPSNVPVVKSNGGKTIVISPIIQKGVTFEPNKDTKPTVPPITIQTLSGIRQRSNSVDVVVETVRDVWTKKYANTNSKGLSRNNSTIGANIESKANKHKTNPVHSDSPVSKIRKIDDYFKKAATSVLKDLYGADIKIAETNNSEKNLIAVPVKSSLVPCPVCNAKIDERYINKHLDECLNKEVIEKLSKEVENGDVNPVISSQPHNKTVSEIKSSNFVIPPFKPKLEKHIPKQETKNAFSSSNVSIDLTNIAFGNLSHVKNEAIVKKEPKEETNLTFDPADINKVKSIVKKIQFDKHVRRSGDFLIPEEAPVITDVGYLPSFLDEKATEIVLPPVKTEPGTSKDVFSVLKCPCCDSEVKKPMAEHLDECLSFFDNNTTVPEEGASTSFANNTIVIDDHDDIFDETQTMNATGTKTPCPCCLEMVESEDMNNHLDTCLS from the exons ATGAATTTGGGCGACCCCGAACTGGAACTGATTGATCCTACCCCGAATGTTCACACTCTGTTCCTACATTTcgataaattgtttttttggaCCAAGCTGGCGAACAGGGCAGTGGTGCGATGGAGCAAACGGATGTACTCCTGTGCAGGGATTTGCAG CTATGAAGGCAGAGGTGGGTTGTGTGATATAGCTCTGAGCGAGCCGTTATTAAAACTAAGACCTCGGAAGAACCTAGTCGAGACATTACTTCACGAGATGATTCATGCATACCTCTTCATCACATGCCAAGATCGAGAAAGAGATGGCCACGGACCCAACTTCAAGGCACATATGCACAGGATAAATAGATCAGCAGGTCTGAATATCACCATATATCATGATTTTCATGATGAG gttGAACTATATCTGACTCATTGGTGGAGATGTAATGGACCATGTCAGAAAAAGAAGCCATACTTTGGTGTTGTGCGTCGCTCAGTGAATAAAGCTCCTGGTACCGCTGATCATTGGTGGAACTAccatcaaaaatattgtggAGGTACATtcgtaaaaattaaagaaccagaaaaaactaataaaaaacgAACTATTGTAAAACCTAAggaaaatataactaaatatataaacaataacaataatactaaagataaaaatatcaaaacaattaATGATATCCATAATGTCAGAAAGCCACTTACGCCAATACTTAAAAACCCGTCAAATGTGCCTGTTGTTAAATCAAATGGTGGCAAAACGATTGTTATCAGTCCAATTATTCAGAAAGGAGTTACCTTTGAGCCTAATAAAGATACTAAACCAACCGTTCCACCAATCACCATACAAACTTTAAGTGGTATACGGCAGAGATCGAATTCTGTAGATGTAGTTGTTGAAACAGTAAGAGATGTTTGGACAAAGAAATATGCAAACACAAATAGTAAAGGACTATCTAGAAATAATAGTACGATTGGAGCAAACATTGAATCAAaagcaaacaaacacaaaactaATCCTGTTCATTCAGACTCTCCTGTAAGTAAGATTAGAAAAATAGACGATTATTTCAAAAAGGCTGCCACATCTGTTCTAAAAGATTTGTATGGAGCAGATATCAAAATAGCTGAGACTaataatagtgaaaaaaatttaattgctgTACCTGTTAAGTCTAGTTTAGTTCCTTGTCCTGTATGTAATGCTAAAATAGATGAAAGATACATAAATAAGCATTTAGATGAATGTCTGAATAAGGAAGTGATTGAAAAGTTGAGTAAAGAAGTTGAGAATGGAGACGTAAATCCTGTGATATCTAGTCAACCTCACAATAAGACTGTTAGTGAAATCAAATcatcaaattttgtaataccACCATTTAAGCCCAAGTTGGAAAAGCATATACCCAAACAGGAGACTAAAAATGCTTTTTCTAGTTCTAATGTATCTATAGACTTGACAAACATAGCTTTCGGTAATTTATCACATGTTAAGAACGAAGCTATTGTTAAAAAAGAGCCAAAGGAAGAAacaaatttgacatttgatCCAGCTGATATTAACAAAGTGAAATCTATTGTCAAGAAAATCCAATTCGATAAACACGTACGGAGATCGGGCGATTTCCTTATACCTGAAGAAGCACCAGTCATTACAGATGTTGGTTATCTCCCTTCATTTTTAGATGAAAAAGCTACCGAAATAGTATTGCCGCCCGTAAAGACTGAACCAGGGACAAGTAAAGATGTATTCAGCGTTCTCAAATGTCCGTGTTGTGATAGTGAAGTTAAGAAACCGATGGCAGAGCATTTAGACGAATGCCTTTCATTCTTTGACAATAACACAACAGTGCCCGAAGAAGGAGCATCTACAAGTTTCGCGAATAACACGATAGTCATAGATGATCATGACGATATTTTCGACGAGACTCAGACTATGAATGCTACGGGCACGAAAACTCCGTGCCCGTGTTGTCTAGAAATGGTTGAATCTGAGGATATGAACAATCATCTCGATACTTGTTTGAGCTAA